A genomic segment from Astyanax mexicanus isolate ESR-SI-001 unplaced genomic scaffold, AstMex3_surface scaffold_31, whole genome shotgun sequence encodes:
- the LOC125788956 gene encoding uncharacterized protein LOC125788956 isoform X2: protein MYYSGCCSISAYSSAMGIILQEIILMLVISTGSLSAEGRLFMDVKVGRSAVLPCNWKTILDNLSSDQKPHIEWRTLSETVFERRGEEHYEGEGYEDRVDVPEDKLKKGNCSLVLKEVKAEDAGVYESYLLVNRVKRALSSKRVFIQSVELSVDDSSGVINFPSPIITFTILTIILLFMQCFIDPL, encoded by the exons TGCATACTCCAGTGCCATGGGCATCATTCTTCAGGAGATTATCCTAATGCTTGTCATCTCTACAG GCTCACTTTCTGCAGAGGGTCGGCTCTTCATGGACGTGAAAGTCGGCAGATCAGCTGTTTTGCCGTGTAATTGGAAAACTATACTCGACAATCTGTCATCTGACCAAAAACCCCACATCGAGTGGAGAACGCTTTCTGAGACGGTGTTTGAGCGTCGGGGGGAGGAGCATTATGAGGGGGAGGGGTATGAAGATCGGGTTGATGTTCCTGAAGAtaaactgaagaaaggaaactgTTCTCTGGTTCTGAAGGAGGTTAAAGCTGAAGATGCTGGAGTTTATGAGAGTTACCTGCTGGTGAATCGAGTAAAAAGAGCTCTGAGTTCTAAACGAGTCTTCATCCAGAGCGTGGAGCTCTCAGTAGACG atagcAGTGGAGTGATAAATTTTCCCTCACCGATCATCACATTCACCATTCTCACAATCATACTACTGTTCATGCAATGCTTTATAGACCCTCTCTGA
- the LOC125788956 gene encoding uncharacterized protein LOC125788956 isoform X1, translating to MYYSGCCSISAYSSAMGIILQEIILMLVISTGSLSAEGRLFMDVKVGRSAVLPCNWKTILDNLSSDQKPHIEWRTLSETVFERRGEEHYEGEGYEDRVDVPEDKLKKGNCSLVLKEVKAEDAGVYESYLLVNRVKRALSSKRVFIQSVELSVDDTPEEINSAQDKPNSQPRGRSFPSNSSGVINFPSPIITFTILTIILLFMQCFIDPL from the exons TGCATACTCCAGTGCCATGGGCATCATTCTTCAGGAGATTATCCTAATGCTTGTCATCTCTACAG GCTCACTTTCTGCAGAGGGTCGGCTCTTCATGGACGTGAAAGTCGGCAGATCAGCTGTTTTGCCGTGTAATTGGAAAACTATACTCGACAATCTGTCATCTGACCAAAAACCCCACATCGAGTGGAGAACGCTTTCTGAGACGGTGTTTGAGCGTCGGGGGGAGGAGCATTATGAGGGGGAGGGGTATGAAGATCGGGTTGATGTTCCTGAAGAtaaactgaagaaaggaaactgTTCTCTGGTTCTGAAGGAGGTTAAAGCTGAAGATGCTGGAGTTTATGAGAGTTACCTGCTGGTGAATCGAGTAAAAAGAGCTCTGAGTTCTAAACGAGTCTTCATCCAGAGCGTGGAGCTCTCAGTAGACG ATACACCTGAAGAGATTAACAGTGCACAAGATAAACCAA ATTCACAACCAAGAGGAAGGTCGTTTCCATCAA atagcAGTGGAGTGATAAATTTTCCCTCACCGATCATCACATTCACCATTCTCACAATCATACTACTGTTCATGCAATGCTTTATAGACCCTCTCTGA